The Triticum aestivum cultivar Chinese Spring chromosome 3A, IWGSC CS RefSeq v2.1, whole genome shotgun sequence genome includes a region encoding these proteins:
- the LOC123058693 gene encoding probable auxin efflux carrier component 9 — MITWLAVYHVVEAMAPLYTAAVLGYASVRWLKAFSEEQCAGINHFVAIYAVPVLIFNMVSTNNPYAMNGRLVAADTLQKAVMLLGLVAWAAWESRSRRRRRSDGGGKASAAVAAASPLQWVVTAFSVASLPNTIIMGVPLLGGMYGAMSKDLMKQIVVMQFCVWYNVVIFIYEYMAARRAATAMDGTAKISPGSPGAAPSAEKIAPNDEAVVAAKRAHEVTVNIEITEVAPASTAQKDLADNTTTTVAKETSADAEAEQGSPPPAKSTAPSVTHIALMAGKKVLKIPNTYASFLGLIWALIAFKCGIKMPKIIDDSLFTIQTTAVGLSMFASGTFIARQSRFVPSGYAIASMSMVLKFLIGPVVMLLASLAIGMHGTLLHIAVVQAALPLAVTSFVYAEEYKVHADIMSTGVILGIFISLPVTIVYYILLGL; from the exons ATGATCACGTGGCTGGCCGTGTACCATGTCGTGGAGGCGATGGCGCCGCTGTACACGGCGGCGGTGCTCGGGTACGCGTCCGTGCGGTGGCTCAAGGCCTTCTCCGAGGAGCAGTGCGCCGGGATCAACCACTTCGTCGCCATCTACGCCGTGCCCGTGCTCATCTTCAACATGGTCTCCACCAACAACCCCTACGCCATGAACGGCCGCCTCGTCGCCGCCGACACGCTGCAGAAGGCcgtcatgctgctcggcctcgtcgcCTGGGCCGCCTGGGAgtcccgctcgcgccgccgccgccgatccgacGGAGGCGGCAAGGCTTCGGCTGCGGTTGCAGCGGCCTCCCCGCTGCAGTGGGTGGTGACCGCCTTCTCTGTGGCGTCGCTGCCCAACACCATCATCATGGGCGTGCCGCTCCTCGGCGGCATGTACGGGGCCATGTCCAAGGACCTCATGAAGCAGATCGTCGTCATGCAGTTCTGCGTCTGGTACAACGTCGTCATCTTCATCTACGAGTACATGGCGGCCCGGCGCGCCGCGACGGCCATGGATGGCACCGCCAAAATCAGCCCTGGGTCGCCCGGGGCGGCGCCGTCCGCTGAGAAAATCGCCCCCAATGACGAGGCCGTCGTTGCGGCCAAGCGGGCCCACGAAGTAACCGTAAACATTGAGATCACGGAGGTTGCCCCGGCGTCTACGGCACAAAAAGACCTGGCAGACAACACAACAACGACGGTGGCCAAGGAGACAAGTGCCGACGCGGAGGCAGAGCAAGGGTCGCCGCCGCCGGCGAAGTCGACGGCGCCTTCGGTGACGCACATCGCCTTGATGGCAGGGAAGAAGGTTCTCAAGATTCCGAATACCTATGCGAGCTTCCTTGGCCTCATCTGGGCCCTAATCGCCTTCAA GTGCGGGATCAAGATGCCAAAAATAATTGACGACTCGCTGTTCACCATCCAGACGACGGCCGTTGGGCTCAGCATGTTCGCGTCGGGGACGTTCATAGCGCGTCAGTCGCGGTTCGTCCCGTCCGGCTACGCGATCGCGTCCATGTCGATGGTGCTCAAGTTCCTCATCGGCCCGGTGGTGATGCTGCTCGCGTCGCTCGCCATCGGCATGCACGGCACCCTGCTGCACATTGCTGTTGTACAG GCGGCCCTTCCCCTAGCCGTGACTTCATTTGTGTACGCTGAAGAATACAAGGTCCATGCAGACATCATGAGCACAGG GGTAATTCTTGGGATATTTATCTCGCTCCCCGTCACCATTGTATACTACATTCTATTAGGTCTATGA